Proteins encoded within one genomic window of Brassica rapa cultivar Chiifu-401-42 chromosome A09, CAAS_Brap_v3.01, whole genome shotgun sequence:
- the LOC103839614 gene encoding two-pore potassium channel 2-like, with product MANEIDPLLQYLLSPRTNPPQPPLFPLPENDDVTVPITPMTPTEFKNRLIFGPFPRSQRDSSLLIDAISQNLSPPSSSPDTSTVDILLPPPEHNLPPKKTKPTFHRSKTAPAMVAINDLTHPFDLKTERADSKSVVRQAVALLVVYLSLGVLIYWLNRDSYSVVHTHPVVDGLYFCIVTMCTIGYGDITPDTVLTKVFSILFVLVGFGFVDILLSAMVSYVLDLQENYMLEAAKNDSFDEPERKRSYIIDVKKGRMRIRLKVGLALGVVMLCLGFGVLIMHFVERIDWLDSFYFSVMSVTTVGYGDRAFKTLPGRLLAAVWLLVSTLAVARAFLYLAEARVDKRNRERAKRVLGENMSISQFFAADIDHNGCVSKAEFVIYKLKKMEKITDKDIDPIGNQFDRLDKTNSGRITLLDLLETSTNELPTATSV from the exons ATGGCCAACGAGATTGACCCGTTACTCCAATACCTTCTCAGCCCAAGAACCAACCCACCACAACCGCCTCTCTTTCCCTTACCCGAAAACGACGACGTAACGGTCCCGATAACTCCCATGACACCAACTGAGTTCAAAAACCGTTTAATCTTCGGCCCGTTCCCTCGCTCCCAACGCGACTCCTCTCTCCTCATCGACGCCATTTCTCAAAACCTCTCGCCACCGTCCTCCTCCCCCGACACCTCCACCGTCGACATCCTCCTCCCGCCTCCGGAACACAACTTACCCCCTAAAAAAACCAAACCGACCTTCCACCGCTCTAAAACAGCTCCCGCCATGGTCGCCATCAACGACCTGACACACCCGTTCGATCTCAAAACGGAGAGAGCAGACTCCAAGTCCGTCGTGAGACAAGCCGTTGCTCTCCTCGTCGTCTACCTCTCCTTAGGCGTGCTTATCTACTGGCTGAACCGGGACAGCTACTCGGTGGTCCACACTCACCCCGTCGTCGACGGTTTATACTTTTGCATCGTCACTATGTGCACGATCGGCTACGGCGACATAACTCCAGATACGGTCCTGACAAAGGTGTTCTCTATCTTGTTCGTCCTCGTCGGGTTTGGTTTCGTGGATATATTACTAAGCGCGATGGTTAGTTACGTTCTTGATCTTCAAGAAAACTATATGCTAGAAGCCGCGAAGAACGATAGCTTCGATGAGCCGGAGAGGAAGAGGTCTTATATAATCGATGTGAAGAAAGGGAGGATGAGGATTAGGTTGAAGGTTGGGTTGGCTTTGGGTGTTGTGATGTTGTGTCTTgggtttggggttttgattATGCATTTTGTGGAGAGGATTGATTGGTTGGATTCGTTTTATTTCTCGGTTATGTCGGTTACTACGGTTGGGTATGGAGACAGGGCGTTTAAGACTTTGCCCGGTAGGCTTCTCGCTGCGGTTTGGTTGCTTGTGTCTACTTTGGCTGTTGCGAGGGCGTTTTTGTATTTGGCTGAGGCGAGGGTTGATAAGAGGAATAGGGAGAGGGCTAAGAGAGTTCTTGGTGAGAACATGTCAATCTCTCAGTTCTTTGCTGCGGATATTGATCACAATGGCTGCGTTAG TAAAGCAGAGTTTGTGATATACAAACTaaagaagatggagaagataACCGATAAGGACATTGATCCGATCGGGAACCAGTTTGACAGGCTTGACAAAACCAATAGTGGAAGGATTACTCTTTTAGACTTACTGGAAACCAGCACCAACGAGTTACCCACTGCAACTTCGGTTTAG
- the LOC103839723 gene encoding uncharacterized protein LOC103839723 isoform X2, with protein MAAKEEDGNVNADGNLAEAGEMDELLQEISDVLRSQDESNLGEKKETTDTSASCSQGVDRSIHNISSDQETSNEQGTSTNQLFAVSSTTSNVPVNSVEATFQPSSSDITNVETKSVPVNSGEYEMFCRFGAPTMDDALKMRYNLVINESVTKAPVENDRPLPDDEDVTNSIDYTSSEYDETRDRLKMPFSLLPIENVDDSKELSKIDPSSSDHLEAEHVQSGTHEPVNQPMPTRQTITTTASSPGGRSLSVPMTKALITSTDFVPKRNQQAMNLPQTQRNLPQTQRNQQAMNLPQTQRPPSGQYGNITRPPYLPPSAVLPLQQHGGSTTSNMAHYVTMVTSPYWRPEQNAIYNMPPQSAAAFQQHGRSNMMTFPYWRPEQHGSYNMPQYSAASMVPSAYGSANTFGTWSDNNPANSRFGYEGGVSSNYLPSIQPHQSGDFNAWRPSSSHSPQEQQIWNDVYASMDQQNDGSDPSDETQPTKR; from the exons ATGGCGGCGAAAGAGGAAGACGGCAACGTAAACGCCGATGGTAATCTGGCGGAAGCGGGAGAGATGGATGAGCTGTTGCAGGAAATATCGGACGTTCTTCGTTCTCAAG ATGAGAGCAACCTAGGCGAGAAGAAAGAG ACCACGGACACGTCAGCTTCTTGCTCTCAAGGAGTTGATAGAAGCATCCACAATATTAGTAGTGATCAAG AGACGAGTAATGAGCAAGGAACCAGTACTAATCAACTATTCGCTGTTTCATCTACTACTAGTAATGTGCCTGTAAACTCGGTTGAAGCAACATTTCAGCCATCTTCTAG tGACATAACAAATGTTGAAACCAAGAGTGTGCCAGTAAATTCAGGTGAATACGAGATGTTTTGCCGTTTTGGGGCGCCAACAATGGATGATGCTTTGAAGATGAGATATAATTTAGTTATCAACGAGAGTGTAACTAAAGCTCCTGTCGAGAATGACCGTCCCTTGCCTGATGATGAAGACGTTACTAATTCAATTGATTACACATCTAGTGAGTATGATGAAACAAGAGATCGACTTAAAATGCCTTTCTCTCTACTCCCTATAGAGAATGTTGACGACTCAAAAGAGCTGAGCAAAAT AGATCCCTCCTCCTCAGACCATCTTGAAGCAGAACATGTGCAGTCTGGAACTCATGAGCCGGTGAATCAGCCAATGCCTACAAGACAAACCATTACTACTACTGCATCTTCACCTGGTGGTCGTAGCCTATCGGTTCCCATGACCAAG GCATTGATAACATCCACTGACTTTGTACCAAAGAGGAACCAACAAGCCATGAACCTACCACAGACACAGAGGAACCTACCGCAGACACAGAGGAACCAACAAGCCATGAACCTACCACAGACACAGAGACCTCCTTCAGGGCAGTATGGTAATATCACGAGACCTCCTTACTTGCCACCATCAGCAGTACTACCATTACAGCAACATGGTGGTAGTACTACTAGTAACATGGCGCATTATGTTACTATGGTGACATCTCCTTACTGGCGACCAGAACAGAACGCCATCTACAACATGCCTCCTCAGTCAGCAGCAGCATTTCAGCAACATGGTCGTAGTAACATGATGACATTTCCTTACTGGCGGCCAGAACAGCACGGCAGCTACAACATGCCTCAGTACTCAGCTGCCTCTATGGTTCCTTCTGCTTACGGTTCTGCTAACACCTTTGGCACGTGGAGTGATAATAACCCAGCAAACTCGAGGTTTGGCTATGAAGGTGGTGTCTCAAGCAACTACTTGCCATCGATTCAGCCGCATCAG AGTGGAGACTTCAATGCGTGGCGACCTAGTTCCAGCCACAGCCCACAAGAACAGCAAATTTGGAATGATGTCTATGCATCTATGGACCAACAAAACGATGGGAGTGATCCATCTGACGAAACCCAACCAACAAAACGATAG
- the LOC103839723 gene encoding uncharacterized protein LOC103839723 isoform X1 translates to MAAKEEDGNVNADGNLAEAGEMDELLQEISDVLRSQVDIASLPPVHEDESNLGEKKETTDTSASCSQGVDRSIHNISSDQETSNEQGTSTNQLFAVSSTTSNVPVNSVEATFQPSSSDITNVETKSVPVNSGEYEMFCRFGAPTMDDALKMRYNLVINESVTKAPVENDRPLPDDEDVTNSIDYTSSEYDETRDRLKMPFSLLPIENVDDSKELSKIDPSSSDHLEAEHVQSGTHEPVNQPMPTRQTITTTASSPGGRSLSVPMTKALITSTDFVPKRNQQAMNLPQTQRNLPQTQRNQQAMNLPQTQRPPSGQYGNITRPPYLPPSAVLPLQQHGGSTTSNMAHYVTMVTSPYWRPEQNAIYNMPPQSAAAFQQHGRSNMMTFPYWRPEQHGSYNMPQYSAASMVPSAYGSANTFGTWSDNNPANSRFGYEGGVSSNYLPSIQPHQSGDFNAWRPSSSHSPQEQQIWNDVYASMDQQNDGSDPSDETQPTKR, encoded by the exons ATGGCGGCGAAAGAGGAAGACGGCAACGTAAACGCCGATGGTAATCTGGCGGAAGCGGGAGAGATGGATGAGCTGTTGCAGGAAATATCGGACGTTCTTCGTTCTCAAG TTGATATTGCTTCGTTACCTCCTGTTCATGAAGATGAGAGCAACCTAGGCGAGAAGAAAGAG ACCACGGACACGTCAGCTTCTTGCTCTCAAGGAGTTGATAGAAGCATCCACAATATTAGTAGTGATCAAG AGACGAGTAATGAGCAAGGAACCAGTACTAATCAACTATTCGCTGTTTCATCTACTACTAGTAATGTGCCTGTAAACTCGGTTGAAGCAACATTTCAGCCATCTTCTAG tGACATAACAAATGTTGAAACCAAGAGTGTGCCAGTAAATTCAGGTGAATACGAGATGTTTTGCCGTTTTGGGGCGCCAACAATGGATGATGCTTTGAAGATGAGATATAATTTAGTTATCAACGAGAGTGTAACTAAAGCTCCTGTCGAGAATGACCGTCCCTTGCCTGATGATGAAGACGTTACTAATTCAATTGATTACACATCTAGTGAGTATGATGAAACAAGAGATCGACTTAAAATGCCTTTCTCTCTACTCCCTATAGAGAATGTTGACGACTCAAAAGAGCTGAGCAAAAT AGATCCCTCCTCCTCAGACCATCTTGAAGCAGAACATGTGCAGTCTGGAACTCATGAGCCGGTGAATCAGCCAATGCCTACAAGACAAACCATTACTACTACTGCATCTTCACCTGGTGGTCGTAGCCTATCGGTTCCCATGACCAAG GCATTGATAACATCCACTGACTTTGTACCAAAGAGGAACCAACAAGCCATGAACCTACCACAGACACAGAGGAACCTACCGCAGACACAGAGGAACCAACAAGCCATGAACCTACCACAGACACAGAGACCTCCTTCAGGGCAGTATGGTAATATCACGAGACCTCCTTACTTGCCACCATCAGCAGTACTACCATTACAGCAACATGGTGGTAGTACTACTAGTAACATGGCGCATTATGTTACTATGGTGACATCTCCTTACTGGCGACCAGAACAGAACGCCATCTACAACATGCCTCCTCAGTCAGCAGCAGCATTTCAGCAACATGGTCGTAGTAACATGATGACATTTCCTTACTGGCGGCCAGAACAGCACGGCAGCTACAACATGCCTCAGTACTCAGCTGCCTCTATGGTTCCTTCTGCTTACGGTTCTGCTAACACCTTTGGCACGTGGAGTGATAATAACCCAGCAAACTCGAGGTTTGGCTATGAAGGTGGTGTCTCAAGCAACTACTTGCCATCGATTCAGCCGCATCAG AGTGGAGACTTCAATGCGTGGCGACCTAGTTCCAGCCACAGCCCACAAGAACAGCAAATTTGGAATGATGTCTATGCATCTATGGACCAACAAAACGATGGGAGTGATCCATCTGACGAAACCCAACCAACAAAACGATAG
- the LOC103839612 gene encoding uncharacterized protein LOC103839612: MRKYPRRLYEVGKTPVQSRSMNHSCYLSNIQTVREELGEDVWSELRESAIGVIVKLKELPYIWSAKVVHHFLANQLAIESSHEIWSLIDDSMPLRFSLYEFGEITGLNCDPFDKHDVWDVDHQEFWLEMNVPTSDGPTLLELQAILPICRNWPREKRVMIGLLCLLSIGIFGISSNSRIPLHCAKKVMDTAAFQRYPWGRIGFSSLVDSIKVLTYEAEKSYTLHGCVHVLLIWIYECVPGLGEIYGNRIDGADVPLLSWRGSRTRINFSDFCAQEKRKYPKVRVRHMIMKPVEDIYPKWDNDKIYTDLDNMIKDILNGQLNEKFWDAVPTTKCQKRKNGVAASVVPNQRPSTMRRKDKEPADGSEASDMAAAHNVAISGLAELVKILTAKIEGIDDSVADKVTKALDATIDSKVEARVRAYESDLRNQIAKLEAQINDSKNNADVNIAPDVATSKAYEDEEDGACSNDLSWIVQKKINSQDGLPVDCVVKKEKKDKKTMDSTHNLTTEVVIKTGKKAGIPLRRVKQEKAFEIPQLNDESISSKDLENHLQWEKSVTCRAVLEALASNLKEPTRRRKPQLTKTQVWPFVGNSTVKRIISGEKVSKEPYDPLAKVEAEKLQKVLDFISSDLEAKEPGVGDESAGFFLKLLIPRDDWPTKDYGWLNDSVSLISDF; the protein is encoded by the exons ATGAGAAAGTATCCTCGTCGTTTGTATGAGGTTGGGAAAACCCCAGTTCAGAGTAGGAGCATGAACCATAGTTGTTATCTCTCCAACATTCAAACCGTGAGAGAAGAACTTGGGGAAGATGTTTGGTCTGAGTTGAGGGAATCAGCTATTGGAGTTATTGTGAAGCTGAAAGAGCTGCCTTATATTTGGTCTGCGAAAGTTGTTCACCATTTTCTTGCCAATCAATTGGCAATCGAGAGCAGTCATGAGATTTGGTCTTTGATAGATGATTCTATGCCATTGCGTTTCTCTTTGTACGAGTTTGGAGAGATTACAGGTCTGAATTGTGATCCTTTCGACAAGCATGACGTTTGGGATGTTGACCATCAAGAGTTTTGGCTGGAGATGAACGTTCCAACATCAGATGGACCTACATTGCTAGAGTTGCAAGCCATATTGCCGATTTGCAGAAACTGGCCTCGAGAGAAGCGAGTGATGATTGGTTTGTTGTGTCTGCTATCCATTGGCATATTTGGCATTTCAAGCAACAGCAGAATTCCTTTGCATTGTGCTAAAAAGGTGATGGACACTGCAGCTTTCCAGCGATATCCATGGGGCCGTATTGGATTTAGCAGCCTTGTCGATTCCATTAAAGTACTCACATATGAAGCAGAGAAGAGTTACACACTTCACGGCTGTGTTCATGTGCTGTTAATATGGATTTATGAGTGTGTCCCTGGTTTAGGAGAAATATATGGGAATCGGATTGATGGAGCTGATGTTCCTCTTCTGTCATGGAGGGGATCTCGTACGCGTATAAACTTCTCAGATTTTTGTGCCcaagaaaagagaaaatatcCAAAG GTTCGTGTGAGGCATATGATTATGAAGCCAGTGGAGGATATATATCCGAAGTGGGACAATGATAAAATCTATACTGATCTGGACAACATGATAAAAGACATCCTTAATGGTCAGCTAAATGAGAAGTTTTGGGATGCAGTTCCCACTACCAAATGCCAGAAGAGAAAAAATGGTGTTGCCGCATCTGTTGTTCCAAACCAGAGGCCTTCTACTATGCGAAGAAAAGACAAAGAACCTGCTGATGGAAGTGAAGCATCTGATATG GCTGCAGCTCACAACGTTGCCATAAGTGGGTTAGCTGAGTTGGTTAAAATCCTCACTGCCAAAATAGAAGGCATCGATGATAGTGTAGCTGACAAGGTTACTAAAGCATTAGATGCTACTATTGACTCTAAGGTGGAAGCAAGAGTGCGAGCATATGAGTCTGACTTACGGAATCAGATTGCAAAATTGGAGGCACAAATAAATGATAGTAAAAACAACGCTGATGTGAACATTGCTCCTGATGTCGCCACCTCCAAAGCGTATGAGGATGAGGAAGATGGTGCTTGTAGCAATGACTTG TCATGGATTGTTCAGAAGAAGATCAATTCACAAGATGGACTGCcagttgattgtgttgtgaagAAGGAGAAAAAAGATAAGAAGACGATGGATAGCACACATAATCTTACGACTGAAGTGGTGATAAAGACTGGGAAGAAAGCTGGAATTCCACTAAGAAGAGTTAAGCAAGAGAAGGCCTTCGAGATCCCACAGCTAAATGATGAATCCATATCTTCAAAAGATTTGGAAAATCATCTACAGTGGGAGAAGAGTGTAACCTGTAGGGCGGTGTTGGAAGCACTTGCTTCAAATTTGAAGGAGCCTACACGCAGACGCAAGCCTCAGTTGACAAAGACTCAAGTTTGGCCGTTTGTTGGAAATTCAACAGTGAAGCGTATTATAAGTGGTGAGAAAGTCTCCAAGGAACCTTATGACCCATTAGCTAAGGTGGAGGCAGAGAAACTGCAGAAAGTTTTGGACTTCATCAGCTCTGATTT GGAAGCAAAGGAGCCTGGTGTTGGAGATGAAAGTGCTGGATTTTTCTTGAAGTTATTGATACCTAGGGATGATTGGCCAACAAAAGACTACGGCTGGTTGAATGACTCCGTAAGTTTAATTTCTGATTTTTAA
- the LOC117128482 gene encoding uncharacterized protein LOC117128482, translated as MMTRWFATRKHDADLMKTSLTRGVEKLLEGRIPIANLLKVQAIDIHQSQVMGVASLHVVNLTEKTCSCRRFDLEKLPCAHAIAAAEARKISRISLCHKYYRTQYLYNAYFTPVMPNAADVPIPEEVAKRICLPPDVRQPPERPKKSRHKSILEKVADKKRPRKEHTCRICNHMGHNSTTCPLK; from the exons ATGATGACACGTTGGTTTGCAACAAGAAAACATGATGCTGACTTGATGAAAACTTCTCTGACTCGTGGTGTGGAGAAGTTGTTGGAG GGCCGTATACCTATTGCTAATCTATTAAAGGTTCAAGCTATCGACATTCATCAGTCACAAGTGATGGGAGTCGCATCTTTACATGTTGTAAACCTTACAGAAAAAACATGTTCTTGCCGTAGATTTGATTTGGAGAAGCTACCATGTGCTCATGCTATAGCTGCTGCGGAAGCTAGAAAGATATCACGTATATCACTTTGTCACAAGTACTATCGGACGCAGTACCTTTACAATGCATATTTCACTCCTGTTATGCCCAATGCAGCTGATGTTCCAATTCCAGAAGAAGTTGCAAAGAGGATCTGTTTGCCGCCTGATGTCCGCCAACCGCCGGAAAGACCCAAAAAATCAAgacataaatctattttggagaaAGTTGCAGACAAGAAGCGGCCAAGGAAGGAACACACATGTAGAATTTGTAACCATATGGGACACAATTCTACAACATGTCCTCTTAAGTGA